In the genome of Spirochaetae bacterium HGW-Spirochaetae-1, one region contains:
- a CDS encoding tRNA 2-thiocytidine(32) synthetase TtcA: protein MTKAERIHIEKIIKAVGKAVNRYNMIKDRETVAVALSGGKDSHVLLETLVLRKKHLPIDYTLHAVHVNITNIPYEVDREHLESFCRSLDIPFHYRELEIEHTEQEALSPCFLCSWHRRKELFRFCEEHRCGKLALGHHRDDIIETFFLNMLYQGSLSTMPPRLAVFDGKLEIIRPLALLAEDKIAEYARIRAFPPQKKECPHGGDSRREAVRKIIDGMEQLHGEARSTIFKAMTNIHGDYLP from the coding sequence ATGACAAAAGCGGAAAGAATACACATTGAGAAAATCATTAAAGCCGTGGGTAAAGCCGTCAACCGATATAATATGATCAAAGACCGTGAAACGGTGGCTGTAGCCCTATCGGGCGGAAAGGACTCCCATGTGCTGCTGGAAACACTGGTTTTGCGGAAAAAACATCTTCCCATTGATTACACCCTGCATGCCGTTCATGTGAACATTACCAACATTCCCTATGAGGTGGACAGGGAGCATCTTGAGTCGTTCTGTCGCAGCCTGGATATCCCCTTTCATTACCGGGAGCTGGAAATAGAGCATACCGAACAGGAGGCTCTGTCCCCCTGTTTTCTCTGCTCATGGCACCGCCGCAAGGAACTCTTCCGTTTCTGCGAAGAGCACCGGTGCGGAAAACTGGCCCTGGGCCATCACCGCGACGATATCATCGAGACCTTTTTCCTCAACATGCTGTACCAGGGCTCCCTGTCCACCATGCCGCCCCGGCTTGCCGTGTTTGACGGGAAACTGGAAATCATACGTCCCCTGGCATTGCTTGCCGAGGATAAAATTGCAGAATACGCCCGTATCCGCGCCTTTCCCCCGCAGAAAAAGGAATGCCCCCACGGGGGGGATTCACGCCGCGAGGCAGTAAGAAAAATCATCGATGGTATGGAACAACTGCATGGCGAGGCCCGCAGCACCATATTCAAGGCCATGACCAATATTCACGGCGATTACCTGCCCTGA